Proteins encoded in a region of the Candidatus Eremiobacteraceae bacterium genome:
- a CDS encoding SDR family oxidoreductase — protein MRVLVTGATGYIGGRLVPRLIAAGHFVRCLARSPKRLAGRFAGAEIFPGDVRDSLDLPAAFAGIDVAYYLIHSMGAGGADFQTRDRETARNFATAAKAAGVKRIIYLGGLGDAKRDLSEHLRSRHEVGDILRDHGPPVTEFRAAIVIGSGSVSFEMIRYLTERLPVMIAPKWVATRSQPIAVGDVLEYLVSALAIERTIGRTYDIGGRDIVSYRDLMLGYARARGLRRTIVGVPFFTPRLSSYWIHIVTPVPASIARPLIDGLRSEMIVQNTAALSDFDIRPIGCEEAIRRALDRYSGVDRPTTWFDAYEGRQSLGEFRGIVQGMLMDRRERRTGASPSAVFAVVTSLGGSRGWLYADWLWALRGMMDWALGGNGMRRGRRSPASMRIGDAVDLWRVEALEPDRLLRLRAEMKLPGNAWLEFAVVPDQAGSTLRLTAFFEPRGLAGQLYWYAVAPIHDAIFAGLADQIVKRGAALGDAVSSSSGSALEAAPS, from the coding sequence ATGAGAGTTCTTGTCACCGGCGCGACCGGATACATCGGAGGCCGGCTCGTACCGCGGCTCATCGCCGCGGGCCATTTCGTGCGCTGTCTGGCGCGCTCGCCGAAGCGGCTCGCCGGCCGGTTCGCCGGGGCGGAGATCTTTCCGGGCGACGTGCGGGACTCTCTCGATCTGCCGGCGGCATTCGCAGGCATCGACGTCGCATACTACTTGATCCATTCGATGGGCGCCGGCGGAGCTGACTTTCAAACGCGCGATCGTGAGACGGCTCGCAATTTCGCCACCGCCGCCAAAGCTGCGGGTGTGAAGAGAATCATCTACCTAGGCGGCCTCGGCGATGCGAAGCGCGACTTGTCCGAGCACTTGCGCAGCCGCCATGAGGTCGGCGACATCTTGCGCGACCACGGCCCACCGGTGACGGAATTCCGAGCCGCGATCGTCATCGGCTCGGGCAGCGTGTCGTTCGAGATGATCAGGTATCTCACCGAGCGGCTGCCCGTCATGATCGCGCCGAAATGGGTCGCGACGCGCTCCCAGCCGATCGCGGTCGGCGACGTGCTCGAGTACTTGGTCAGCGCGCTCGCCATCGAGCGTACGATCGGCCGCACCTACGACATCGGTGGCCGGGATATCGTGAGCTATCGCGACTTGATGCTCGGCTACGCGCGTGCGCGCGGGCTGCGCCGGACGATCGTGGGGGTCCCGTTCTTCACGCCGCGCCTGTCATCGTACTGGATACACATCGTGACGCCGGTGCCTGCGAGCATCGCGCGGCCGCTCATCGACGGCTTGCGCAGCGAGATGATCGTGCAGAATACGGCCGCGCTTTCGGACTTCGACATCCGGCCGATCGGGTGCGAAGAAGCGATCCGCCGCGCTTTGGACCGCTATAGCGGTGTCGATCGGCCGACGACATGGTTTGACGCGTACGAGGGCCGCCAGTCGCTCGGCGAGTTCCGCGGAATCGTCCAGGGCATGTTGATGGACCGTCGCGAGCGTCGCACCGGTGCATCCCCGAGCGCCGTCTTCGCCGTCGTGACGTCGCTCGGCGGCTCGCGCGGTTGGCTCTATGCCGACTGGTTGTGGGCGTTGCGTGGCATGATGGACTGGGCGCTGGGCGGCAACGGGATGCGCCGCGGGCGGCGCTCACCGGCGTCGATGCGCATCGGCGACGCGGTCGACTTGTGGCGAGTGGAGGCGCTCGAGCCCGACCGCCTGCTGCGGCTGCGTGCCGAGATGAAGCTGCCGGGCAACGCCTGGTTGGAGTTCGCCGTGGTGCCGGACCAGGCGGGATCGACGCTGAGGCTCACGGCCTTCTTCGAGCCGCGCGGGTTGGCCGGCCAACTGTATTGGTACGCAGTCGCGCCTATCCATGACGCGATCTTCGCCGGCCTGGCGGATCAAATCGTCAAGCGCGGCGCCGCTCTCGGTGATGCGGTCAGCAGCTCCTCGGGAAGCGCGCTCGAGGCCGCACCGTCGTGA
- a CDS encoding TspO/MBR family protein, whose translation MAIGLIVALAACFGAAALGSIFTTPRLGDWYANIRKPAWTPPSWLFAPVWTLLFIMMAVSVWLVWLRAGFAGASWAFALFAVQLALNVLWSALFFGMRNPAAAFAEVIVFWLAIAATALAFSRIDALSALLLVPYLLWVAFAAILNFAIWRLNAS comes from the coding sequence ATGGCGATCGGGCTTATCGTCGCCCTCGCCGCATGTTTCGGTGCCGCCGCGCTCGGATCGATATTCACGACGCCGCGCCTCGGCGATTGGTACGCGAACATCCGCAAGCCTGCGTGGACGCCGCCCTCGTGGCTCTTCGCACCGGTGTGGACGTTGCTCTTCATCATGATGGCGGTGTCGGTGTGGCTCGTCTGGCTGCGCGCGGGCTTCGCCGGCGCCTCGTGGGCCTTCGCATTGTTCGCCGTGCAGCTCGCGCTCAACGTGCTGTGGTCCGCGTTGTTCTTCGGCATGCGCAATCCAGCAGCGGCGTTCGCGGAAGTGATCGTCTTCTGGCTCGCGATCGCCGCGACAGCGCTCGCATTCTCGCGCATAGACGCACTGTCAGCGCTCTTGCTCGTGCCCTACCTGCTCTGGGTGGCCTTTGCGGCTATCCTCAACTTCGCGATCTGGCGGTTGAACGCGAGCTAG
- a CDS encoding ferritin-like domain-containing protein, whose amino-acid sequence MKARAAKEEKSLTRKRLAELLNEDLSREYQAIIAYVVYSQVLKGAEYMNIADQLELHAKQELEHALIISRQIDYLGAMPTVMARPVRTSGKPKDMLRFDLANEVETIRNYRERVRQCEQLGEFAMAEQIRGILVNEQDHQIDLATALGVDPPDVSG is encoded by the coding sequence ATGAAAGCACGAGCAGCCAAAGAGGAAAAGAGCTTGACGCGAAAGCGCCTCGCCGAGCTGTTGAACGAGGATCTCTCCCGCGAGTACCAGGCGATCATCGCGTATGTCGTCTACTCGCAAGTGCTCAAGGGCGCCGAGTACATGAACATCGCCGACCAGCTCGAGCTGCACGCCAAGCAAGAGCTCGAGCACGCGCTGATCATCTCGCGCCAGATCGACTACCTCGGCGCGATGCCGACCGTCATGGCAAGGCCCGTGCGCACGTCCGGCAAACCCAAGGACATGCTGCGCTTCGATCTGGCCAACGAGGTCGAGACGATCCGCAACTATCGCGAGCGCGTCCGGCAGTGCGAGCAGCTCGGAGAATTCGCGATGGCGGAGCAGATCCGCGGCATCCTGGTCAACGAGCAGGACCATCAGATCGATTTGGCCACCGCGCTGGGGGTGGACCCGCCGGACGTATCAGGCTAG
- a CDS encoding oligopeptide transporter, OPT family, whose translation MATATVPMARDTRLELTWRGFVLGAAITLVFTAANIYLGLKVGLTFATSIPAAVISMAVLRAFRNATIWENNIVQTIASAAGTLSAIIFVLPGLVMVGWWTGFPYWESFAVCAIGGILGVTYSVPLRRALVVQSDLPFPEGVAAAEVLKVGVGSRDANAASVEENKKGLLALSMGALASAGYAALAAARIFTDEISGYFRAGAGATGFGMSMSLALVGAGHLIGIQVGLAIFGGLVIAWGILTPLLTALHPAAGPAADVAVSVWRHQVRFIGAGTIGIAALWTLGRLMRPVYTGITSAIAAARTRAAAGGDEYAVPRTERDLPIGVVALISVACFIPLAFLLAVFIQGSAIATLTVPLVLAGVIYVVIAGFFVAAACGYMAGLIGASNSPVSGLGILTVIGASLLLLLVAKTTGATGAPALVAYALFVTAVLLNVATISNDNLQDLKTGQLVDATPWRQQVALIGGVIFGSIVIPPILDVLNKAYGFTGPHALPAPQATLISALAKGVIQGEIDWGLLGIGALIGVVLIAIDELLRAKTRYQFPPLAVGLGIYLPAATTSAAVVGAVAGWIYNRWVARGPNADIARRMGVLVASGLIVGESLFGVLLAGVIVSTGNATPFALVGDSFQVFAVPLAAIAFVVTIVALYRWSARLAQSIVT comes from the coding sequence TTGGCCACAGCGACCGTCCCCATGGCCCGAGATACGCGCCTCGAGCTCACCTGGCGGGGCTTCGTGCTCGGCGCGGCCATCACGCTGGTGTTCACCGCTGCAAACATCTACTTGGGCCTCAAGGTCGGACTGACGTTCGCCACGTCCATCCCCGCGGCGGTCATCTCCATGGCCGTACTGCGCGCCTTCCGCAATGCGACGATCTGGGAGAACAACATCGTCCAGACGATCGCGTCGGCCGCCGGAACGCTGTCCGCCATCATCTTCGTGCTGCCGGGTCTCGTGATGGTCGGCTGGTGGACCGGGTTCCCGTATTGGGAATCGTTCGCGGTGTGCGCCATCGGCGGTATCCTCGGCGTGACGTATAGCGTGCCGCTGCGCCGCGCGCTCGTCGTCCAATCCGACTTGCCATTCCCCGAGGGCGTGGCGGCAGCGGAAGTGCTGAAGGTCGGCGTGGGCTCGCGCGATGCGAATGCCGCGTCGGTCGAAGAGAACAAGAAAGGCCTGCTGGCGCTGTCCATGGGCGCGCTCGCCTCTGCCGGCTACGCCGCGCTCGCCGCGGCCCGCATCTTCACCGACGAGATCAGCGGGTATTTCCGGGCCGGCGCGGGCGCGACCGGGTTCGGCATGTCGATGTCGTTGGCGCTCGTCGGCGCAGGCCATCTCATCGGAATACAAGTCGGCCTCGCGATCTTCGGCGGCTTGGTCATCGCGTGGGGCATCTTGACCCCGCTGCTCACGGCACTGCATCCGGCAGCCGGCCCTGCCGCCGATGTCGCGGTGTCGGTGTGGCGCCACCAAGTGCGCTTCATCGGCGCGGGAACGATCGGCATCGCGGCGCTGTGGACGCTCGGCCGGCTCATGCGGCCGGTCTATACCGGGATCACATCGGCGATCGCCGCGGCGCGCACGCGCGCGGCTGCGGGCGGCGATGAATACGCGGTGCCTCGCACCGAGCGCGATCTGCCGATCGGCGTCGTGGCGCTCATCAGCGTCGCGTGCTTCATCCCGCTCGCATTCTTGCTCGCCGTCTTCATCCAGGGCAGCGCCATCGCGACGCTGACGGTGCCGCTCGTTCTCGCAGGCGTCATCTACGTCGTCATCGCGGGATTTTTCGTCGCCGCCGCCTGCGGCTACATGGCGGGTTTGATCGGGGCCTCCAATAGCCCCGTGTCGGGGCTTGGGATCCTGACCGTGATCGGCGCTTCGCTGCTCTTGTTGCTCGTCGCCAAGACCACCGGAGCCACAGGAGCCCCGGCGCTCGTCGCCTACGCGCTCTTCGTCACCGCCGTGTTGCTCAACGTCGCCACGATCTCCAACGACAACCTGCAAGACCTCAAGACCGGCCAGCTCGTCGACGCGACGCCGTGGCGCCAGCAAGTGGCGCTCATCGGCGGCGTGATATTCGGCTCGATCGTCATTCCGCCGATCCTCGACGTGCTGAACAAAGCGTATGGCTTCACAGGACCGCACGCGCTGCCGGCACCGCAGGCGACTTTGATCTCCGCGCTGGCGAAAGGCGTGATTCAGGGGGAGATCGATTGGGGACTGTTGGGGATCGGCGCGCTGATCGGGGTGGTCCTCATCGCGATCGACGAGCTCTTGCGCGCCAAGACGCGCTACCAATTCCCGCCGCTCGCGGTCGGACTCGGCATCTATCTGCCGGCGGCGACGACCTCGGCGGCAGTGGTGGGCGCGGTCGCCGGCTGGATCTATAACCGCTGGGTCGCGAGAGGGCCCAACGCGGATATCGCCCGGCGCATGGGCGTACTCGTCGCGTCGGGTCTCATCGTCGGCGAGAGCCTGTTCGGCGTGCTGCTCGCGGGCGTCATCGTCAGCACCGGGAATGCGACGCCCTTCGCGCTGGTCGGCGATTCGTTCCAGGTGTTCGCCGTGCCGCTCGCCGCGATCGCGTTCGTCGTGACGATCGTCGCCTTGTATCGTTGGAGCGCACGGCTCGCGCAAAGCATCGTGACCTGA
- a CDS encoding lysozyme inhibitor LprI family protein encodes MQRIRSLLCCALAVGTIALPAHTKADTQNSMTAASCAQYQKAQQQLAQVYSQVRKMHAADTDFIARLEAAEQAWANFRDAEIKAVYPSQDASEYGSSQPMCQCSLLTQLTQQRILQLQAWLKPSEGDVCAGSRTK; translated from the coding sequence ATGCAGCGCATTCGATCGCTTCTTTGCTGCGCATTGGCCGTCGGGACCATCGCGTTGCCAGCTCACACGAAAGCCGACACGCAGAACTCGATGACGGCGGCCTCGTGCGCGCAGTATCAGAAAGCGCAACAACAGCTGGCGCAGGTGTACTCGCAAGTGCGCAAGATGCACGCCGCTGACACCGACTTCATCGCGAGGCTCGAGGCTGCCGAGCAAGCATGGGCCAATTTCAGAGACGCCGAGATCAAGGCGGTCTATCCCTCTCAAGACGCGAGCGAATACGGCTCGTCGCAGCCTATGTGTCAATGCAGCCTGCTCACGCAACTGACGCAGCAGCGCATCCTACAACTCCAAGCCTGGCTGAAGCCGAGTGAGGGCGACGTCTGCGCGGGTAGTCGCACCAAATGA
- a CDS encoding formylglycine-generating enzyme family protein, which produces MMWIPGGEFSMGSNNPKFADAHPWHRVRVSGFWLAKTTITNAQFAAFVNATHYVTVAERKPLQKDFPDAPPEALVAGSLVFTPPAHPVELNDDSQWWRYVHGADWRHPDGPKSSIGGKDDYPVVQMAFEDAQAYARWAHMRLPTEAEYEFAERGGLSCRPYAWGDEFTPNGKTMANTYHGHFPDSSTAPHNHPTTMPVASYHPNGYGLYDMSGNVWEWTSDWYRADYYQQLATNGGVAVDPHGPSTSYDPQEPGVNKRSVRGGSFLCTDQFCSRYEVGGRGQTEPSSSANHIGFRVAD; this is translated from the coding sequence ATGATGTGGATCCCGGGCGGCGAGTTCTCGATGGGCTCGAACAATCCGAAGTTCGCCGACGCGCATCCCTGGCATCGCGTGCGCGTGAGCGGCTTCTGGCTTGCGAAGACGACCATCACTAACGCGCAGTTCGCTGCGTTCGTGAACGCGACGCATTATGTGACGGTGGCCGAGCGCAAGCCGCTGCAAAAAGATTTTCCGGACGCGCCGCCCGAGGCTCTCGTCGCCGGCTCGCTCGTCTTCACGCCCCCCGCGCATCCGGTGGAGCTCAACGACGATTCGCAGTGGTGGCGCTACGTGCATGGGGCCGACTGGCGCCATCCGGACGGACCCAAAAGCTCGATCGGGGGCAAAGATGACTATCCCGTCGTGCAGATGGCGTTCGAAGACGCACAAGCGTATGCGCGCTGGGCGCACATGCGTCTTCCGACCGAGGCCGAGTACGAATTCGCCGAGCGCGGCGGCTTGAGCTGCAGACCGTACGCGTGGGGCGATGAGTTCACGCCCAACGGCAAGACGATGGCCAATACATATCACGGCCACTTCCCCGACTCGAGCACGGCGCCGCACAATCATCCGACGACCATGCCGGTCGCATCGTACCATCCCAATGGCTACGGCTTATACGATATGTCCGGCAACGTGTGGGAGTGGACCTCGGACTGGTATCGCGCGGACTACTATCAACAGCTCGCGACAAACGGCGGCGTCGCGGTCGATCCGCACGGGCCGTCGACGAGTTACGACCCTCAGGAACCGGGCGTGAACAAGCGCTCGGTCCGCGGCGGCTCGTTCTTGTGCACCGATCAATTCTGCTCGCGCTACGAAGTCGGCGGGCGCGGCCAGACCGAACCTAGCAGTTCAGCCAATCACATCGGCTTCCGCGTCGCGGACTAG